Proteins encoded by one window of Cucurbita pepo subsp. pepo cultivar mu-cu-16 chromosome LG14, ASM280686v2, whole genome shotgun sequence:
- the LOC111810437 gene encoding dentin sialophosphoprotein isoform X1 encodes MLKKLPGRSSRSKGIKVKHILQIVLLVGVCFWLVYQVKRSHDKKKGFDQKDNEITIRTRDGGDVLKFGRKELHPHVEEVHPDSKQEDDEEEDSKHEVEEGREELKNEAVDEEEDSKHEIEEGREELKNESVDEEDEGSKHEVEEGREKLKNETVDEEDEGSKHEVEEGREELKNESVDEEDEGSKHEDEEETDDDGRGGGDDDMNENDREKSDNESDHEGENADDERLKEDGDEEAGGDENSSDEQENDNGDPITHEAREENYKGDDASSAVAHDDHSTTSTDDVSLESSSENAELNNKEQNSESNETEAIRSRLTEEVDKTANNETSTNENFSDVKLSENTSFPTDVSVQDSIPTAQSNDQPESSNNTSSATTDTSNVENADSSQQKGTEIDLNHTQSEIIDNLAAKNETSLQSILTDMNDKVLENSTSASQPNEVEGETRNITSKPDLTVSDDETSKTKKDNRTNEPENVLPTMIPKENSEATHNDKSEDDGESNDDSSNSTNHIEDPVQDDRLDSNDSHVTERVDLDTLPDIEIDNSEETAAE; translated from the coding sequence ATGTTGAAGAAATTACCGGGTCGGAGCAGCAGGTCGAAAGGCATCAAAGTGAAGCATATTCTGCAGATTGTTCTGTTGGTTGGTGTTTGCTTTTGGTTAGTTTATCAGGTGAAGCGCTCCCATGACAAGAAGAAAGGATTCGACCAGAAAGATAATGAAATAACGATAAGAACTCGGGATGGAGGGgatgttttgaaatttggaaggAAAGAGCTTCACCCACATGTTGAGGAAGTTCATCCCGACTCGAAGCAAGAGGACGATGAGGAGGAAGACTCAAAGCATGAGGTTGAAGAGGGACGTGAAGAACTGAAAAACGAGGCAGTCGATGAGGAGGAAGACTCGAAGCATGAGATAGAAGAGGGACGTGAAGAACTGAAAAACGAGTCAGTCGATGAGGAGGATGAAGGAAGCAAGCATGAGGTAGAAGAGGGACGTGAAAAACTGAAAAACGAGACAGTCGATGAGGAGGATGAAGGAAGCAAGCATGAGGTAGAAGAGGGACGTGAAGAACTGAAAAACGAGTCAGTCGATGAGGAGGATGAAGGAAGcaagcatgaagatgaagaggagACCGATGATGATGGGAGAGGAGGTGGCGATGACGATATGAATGAGAATGATCGAGAGAAGTCCGATAATGAATCCGATCATGAAGGTGAGAATGCGGACGATGAGAGATTGAAAGAAGACGGTGATGAGGAGGCAGGAGGAGATGAGAATTCTTCTGATGAGCAGGAGAACGACAATGGTGATCCGATCACTCATGAGGCACGGGAGGAAAACTACAAGGGGGACGATGCATCTAGTGCCGTGGCCCATGACGACCACTCTACCACCTCGACAGACGACGTGAGTTTAGAAAGTTCAAGTGAGAATGCAGAGCTGAATAACAAAGAACAGAACAGTGAATCAAATGAAACCGAAGCGATTCGTTCACGGTTAACCGAGGAAGTAGATAAAACGGCTAACAATGAAACTTCAACGAACGAGAATTTCAGTGATGTGAAGCTCAGCGAAAACACGTCCTTCCCTACTGATGTTTCAGTTCAAGACTCAATCCCGACCGCTCAATCCAATGATCAACCTGAATCAAGCAATAATACATCCTCTGCAACTACTGATACAAGTAATGTAGAGAATGCAGATTCTTCTCAGCAGAAGGGAACAGAAATTGATTTGAATCATACTCAAAGTGAAATCATAGACAATTTGGCTGCTAAGAATGAAACATCTCTTCAGTCTATACTCACAGATATGAATGACAAGGTTTTGGAGAACAGCACTTCTGCATCTCAGCCAAATGAGGTTGAAGGCGAGACCCGAAACATCACGAGTAAGCCAGATCTTACTGTTTCAGACGACGAGACATCCAAAACGAAGAAAGACAACAGAACAAACGAACCGGAGAATGTCTTACCGACCATGATACCCAAGGAGAATAGTGAAGCTACTCATAACGACAAGTCGGAAGACGATGGCGAATCCAACGACGATAGCTCCAACTCGACAAACCACATTGAGGACCCAGTTCAAGACGATCGTCTTGATTCTAACGACTCCCATGTAACCGAACGGGTGGATCTAGATACGCTTCCAGACATCGAGATTGACAATAGTGAAGAGACTGCAGCAGAATGA
- the LOC111810437 gene encoding dentin sialophosphoprotein isoform X2 — protein MLKKLPGRSSRSKGIKVKHILQIVLLVGVCFWLVYQVKRSHDKKKGFDQKDNEITIRTRDGGDVLKFGRKELHPHVEEVHPDSKQEDDEEEDSKHEVEEGREELKNEAVDEEEDSKHEIEEGREELKNESVDEEDEGSKHEVEEGREELKNESVDEEDEGSKHEDEEETDDDGRGGGDDDMNENDREKSDNESDHEGENADDERLKEDGDEEAGGDENSSDEQENDNGDPITHEAREENYKGDDASSAVAHDDHSTTSTDDVSLESSSENAELNNKEQNSESNETEAIRSRLTEEVDKTANNETSTNENFSDVKLSENTSFPTDVSVQDSIPTAQSNDQPESSNNTSSATTDTSNVENADSSQQKGTEIDLNHTQSEIIDNLAAKNETSLQSILTDMNDKVLENSTSASQPNEVEGETRNITSKPDLTVSDDETSKTKKDNRTNEPENVLPTMIPKENSEATHNDKSEDDGESNDDSSNSTNHIEDPVQDDRLDSNDSHVTERVDLDTLPDIEIDNSEETAAE, from the exons ATGTTGAAGAAATTACCGGGTCGGAGCAGCAGGTCGAAAGGCATCAAAGTGAAGCATATTCTGCAGATTGTTCTGTTGGTTGGTGTTTGCTTTTGGTTAGTTTATCAGGTGAAGCGCTCCCATGACAAGAAGAAAGGATTCGACCAGAAAGATAATGAAATAACGATAAGAACTCGGGATGGAGGGgatgttttgaaatttggaaggAAAGAGCTTCACCCACATGTTGAGGAAGTTCATCCCGACTCGAAGCAAGAGGACGATGAGGAGGAAGACTCAAAGCATGAGGTTGAAGAGGGACGTGAAGAACTGAAAAACGAGGCAGTCGATGAGGAGGAAGACTCGAAGCATGAGATAGAAGAGGGACGTGAAGAACTGAAAAACGAGTCAGTCGATGAG GAGGATGAAGGAAGCAAGCATGAGGTAGAAGAGGGACGTGAAGAACTGAAAAACGAGTCAGTCGATGAGGAGGATGAAGGAAGcaagcatgaagatgaagaggagACCGATGATGATGGGAGAGGAGGTGGCGATGACGATATGAATGAGAATGATCGAGAGAAGTCCGATAATGAATCCGATCATGAAGGTGAGAATGCGGACGATGAGAGATTGAAAGAAGACGGTGATGAGGAGGCAGGAGGAGATGAGAATTCTTCTGATGAGCAGGAGAACGACAATGGTGATCCGATCACTCATGAGGCACGGGAGGAAAACTACAAGGGGGACGATGCATCTAGTGCCGTGGCCCATGACGACCACTCTACCACCTCGACAGACGACGTGAGTTTAGAAAGTTCAAGTGAGAATGCAGAGCTGAATAACAAAGAACAGAACAGTGAATCAAATGAAACCGAAGCGATTCGTTCACGGTTAACCGAGGAAGTAGATAAAACGGCTAACAATGAAACTTCAACGAACGAGAATTTCAGTGATGTGAAGCTCAGCGAAAACACGTCCTTCCCTACTGATGTTTCAGTTCAAGACTCAATCCCGACCGCTCAATCCAATGATCAACCTGAATCAAGCAATAATACATCCTCTGCAACTACTGATACAAGTAATGTAGAGAATGCAGATTCTTCTCAGCAGAAGGGAACAGAAATTGATTTGAATCATACTCAAAGTGAAATCATAGACAATTTGGCTGCTAAGAATGAAACATCTCTTCAGTCTATACTCACAGATATGAATGACAAGGTTTTGGAGAACAGCACTTCTGCATCTCAGCCAAATGAGGTTGAAGGCGAGACCCGAAACATCACGAGTAAGCCAGATCTTACTGTTTCAGACGACGAGACATCCAAAACGAAGAAAGACAACAGAACAAACGAACCGGAGAATGTCTTACCGACCATGATACCCAAGGAGAATAGTGAAGCTACTCATAACGACAAGTCGGAAGACGATGGCGAATCCAACGACGATAGCTCCAACTCGACAAACCACATTGAGGACCCAGTTCAAGACGATCGTCTTGATTCTAACGACTCCCATGTAACCGAACGGGTGGATCTAGATACGCTTCCAGACATCGAGATTGACAATAGTGAAGAGACTGCAGCAGAATGA
- the LOC111810646 gene encoding uncharacterized protein LOC111810646, giving the protein MDPCPFLRVLVGNLALKFPVAAKPSFSGVHPSSSPCFCKIKLSDFPTQFATVPLVVDGETSGVNSSSSVLAACFSLNKSQIEKLVSKRKDLLVKIEVYTGRLGPVTCGGDLFGSSAKLLGRIVVPVTGSSLSETKPCVFQNGWTGIRGGTKGYSSAQLHLTVRAEQDPRFVFRFDGEPECSPQVFQVQGSVQQPVFTCKFGFRNERDWDRSRSSITEQSSTSRSWLPKIGSERDQSAKERKGWSITIHDLSGSPVAAASMVTPFVPSPGSHRVSRSNPGAWLILRPVDGSWHPWGRLEAWRESGGSDSIGYRFELLPATSAAATLANSTISSSSGGKFTIDKTGSASPVISPNGSFDLGSGSGSRPGSGDFGYLTAYQYKGFVMSTKVEGMKKKNRKAEVEVAVQHVTCTEDAAVFVALAAAVDLSMDACRLFSQKLRKELRQ; this is encoded by the exons ATGGATCCCTGCCCCTTTCTTCGGGTTCTCGTCGGGAACTTAGCCCTCAAGTTTCCGGTCGCCGCCAAACCGTCTTTCTCCGGCGTGCATCCATCGAGTTCTCCGTgcttttgtaaaattaaactGAGCGATTTTCCGACGCAGTTCGCTACTGTTCCTCTCGTCGTCGACGGCGAAACTTCCGGCGTGAATAGTTCTTCTTCTGTACTCGCGGCCTGCTTCAGCCTCAATAAATCTCAGATTGAGAAGCTTGTTTCTAAGCGGAAAGATTTGTTAGTGAAGATTGAAGTCTACACCGGCCGTCTTGGTCCGGTTACTTGCGGCGGTGACCTCTTCGGAAGCTCCGCTAAGTTACTCGGCCGAATCGTTGTGCCGGTGACTGGTTCGAGTTTGTCAGAAACTAAACCGTGCGTGTTCCAGAACGGATGGACCGGAATCCGTGGAGGCACAAAAGGTTACTCATCGGCTCAATTGCACTTGACGGTTCGCGCCGAGCAGGACCCGAGATTCGTGTTTCGGTTCGACGGTGAACCGGAGTGCAGTCCTCAGGTTTTTCAGGTGCAAGGAAGTGTACAGCAACCGGTTTTTACTTGCAAATTCGGTTTTAGAAACGAGCGTGATTGGGATCGTTCAAG GTCGTCAATTACAGAGCAAAGTAGCACCTCGAGGAGTTGGTTACCGAAGATCGGATCAGAGAGGGACCAATCGGCGAAAGAACGAAAAGGATGGTCCATAACGATCCACGATCTTTCCGGATCGCCCGTCGCCGCCGCGTCCATGGTGACACCATTCGTACCGTCGCCAGGTTCGCACCGTGTAAGCCGGTCAAATCCCGGCGCCTGGCTAATTCTCCGCCCGGTCGACGGTAGCTGGCACCCGTGGGGCCGCCTCGAGGCATGGCGGGAGAGCGGCGGCTCAGATTCAATCGGCTACCGATTCGAGCTCCTCCCCGCGACCTCCGCCGCCGCTACGTTAGCGAACTCCACCATAAGCTCGAGCAGCGGCGGGAAGTTCACGATCGATAAGACCGGCAGCGCGTCGCCAGTGATCAGCCCTAACGGAAGCTTCGATCTCGGGTCTGGATCAGGATCTCGACCCGGATCCGGGGATTTCGGGTACTTGACGGCGTATCAGTACAAAGGATTTGTGATGTCGACGAAGGTGGaagggatgaagaagaagaataggAAGGCAGAGGTGGAAGTGGCGGTACAGCACGTGACATGCACGGAGGACGCCGCGGTGTTTGTGGCgttggcggcggcggtggacCTGAGTATGGACGCCTGCAGGCTGTTCTCTCAGAAGCTAAGGAAGGAGCTGAGGCAATGA